From the Chryseobacterium sp. G0201 genome, the window TTTTTAGATCGCAGAGATTTGAACAAAGCAATCTACACTCACCATCACACACATTTTACAGGTCTCTGATAAACCAAAATAGGCTTCACAAGAAGCACTAGAGGAATCCGGCCATCCTCCTCCAGGTCCAAAAACCAGATGGGAAGGACATCCCTCACAACGTGAAACTCCAGCTCCATTAACCTGTTCTAAACTTCGTCTGTTTAATTTTCTCAAGTTTTTCATGGTACTATTTATTTTGATATTTGAACCGATACGAAACACTCCATGCTAACAAGAACACATTTTCTACAAGTCTCCGGAAGTCCCCAGTAAGCTTCACAAGAATGCGTCTCATTAGACCCAAAAGCACCAGTCGGACATCCGTTACAATGTGAAATTGGCGGAACCCCTGCTCCATTAATTTGTTCCAAATTTCTTCTGTTTAATTTTTTAAGATTTTTCATAATTATTTGATTTAGTTTAGCTTATAAATTTAATAAATATTTCTAATAAATCACAATATATTGAAAAATAATATTTTTAATTAAAATTTTTTATTTAAAAATAATTTGTACATTTGTTTCACAACAATGAAATGTACAAGAAACATATCTGATATTTCTACTCCGAAGTTTTCTACTTCTGAAGTATCTTCTGTTTCTACAGCTACAACTACTACCCCATAACGGGGTAAATTTTCACATATCATCACCGGCATCCGTGCTCTTTTTTTAAAGAGTGAAAAATTCTATTGTCAATAATTCAAAAAATCAAAAATGATGAAAGTCCTCAAATTCGGCGGAACATCTGTAGCCAACTCAGAAAATATTCTGAAAGTAGAAAATATCATTAAAAAAGAATCTTCACAGAAAATAGTTGTTGTAGTTTCAGCGTTACATGGCATAACAGATCAGCTGATAAAAGCAGCCGAACAAGCATCAAATAAAGACGATAACTATATTTCTATTATTAAAATAATTGAAGAAAAACATTTAAATCTTGTAAAAGAACTTATCCCTATTTTAGAACAAAGTGCTTGGCTGAGTTTTGTAAAAAAACATTTTAATGACATCGAAGACCTATGCAACGGCATATTTGTTTTAGGTGAATTTACAGGTCGTACCAAAGACAAAATTACCTCTTACGGAGAATTTTTATCCTCAAATATTATTGCTGCAAGATTTA encodes:
- a CDS encoding bacteriocin-like protein; the protein is MKNLRKLNRRSLEQVNGAGVSRCEGCPSHLVFGPGGGWPDSSSASCEAYFGLSETCKMCVMVSVDCFVQISAI
- a CDS encoding bacteriocin-like protein — protein: MKNLKKLNRRNLEQINGAGVPPISHCNGCPTGAFGSNETHSCEAYWGLPETCRKCVLVSMECFVSVQISK